In Fluviicola sp., the sequence GTTCCCGCTGCGCACCTGTGCGCTGGATCTTTCAGCCAATAAGATCGAAAAAAATGCCTACAAGGTTTGCCTGGAATACCACATCGGAAAATGCAAAGGTCCGTGTGAAGGAAAACAAAAAGCTTCCGAATACAATGGGATGATCGAACAGATCGAAGGAATTCTGAAAGGGAATATTTCCAGTGTGATTCAGAACCTGAAGCAACTCATGAACCAGGCTTCGGCTGATTTCCGGTTTGAGGAAGCGCACGATATCAAAACGCGCATTGAGATCCTGGAAAAATACAAGGCCAAATCAACGGTTGTTTCCCCGACGATTCACCATGTAGATGTGGTTTCCATGGTGGAAGACAACGACCTGTTTTTCGTGAATTACCTGGTGATCAGTCACGGGGCGATTATTCATGGAATTACGGTAGAAGTCAAGCGGAAGCTTGATGAAACGCAGGCAGATATCATCACTTTTGTGCTTCCGGAATTGCGGGAGCGTTTTCAGAGTGAAGCAAAAGAAATTCTGGTTGAAAACGACGTGGACTGGGAGATGGAAGGTGTTCGCTTTTTCGCTCCGCAGCGTGGAGATAAAAAAGCTTTGATTGATTTGTCCCTTCGAAATGCCCGGTCTTACCGCATGGAGAAGATCAAACAGGAAAAGATCAAAGATCCGGAAAAACACACCAACCGCATCCTGGAAACCATGAAAACGGACCTGCGTTTGAAAGAACTTCCCGTTCATATCGAATGTTTCGATAACTCGAATATCCAGGGAACGAACCCGGTTTCGGCCTGTGTTGTTTTCAAAGATGCAAAACCCAGCAAAAAGGATTACCGCCATTTCAATGTACAAACAGTAGAAGGACCGGACGATTTTGCCACCATGCGGGAAGCCGTTTACCGCCGCTACAGAAGATTATTGGAAGAAGATCAACCCTTGCCTCAATTGATCATTATTGACGGTGGAAAAGGACAATTAGGGGCAGCACTGGAATCTCTGGAAAAGTTAGGTCTTCGCGGAAAAATTGCCATTATAGGTATCGCGAAACGGTTGGAAGAACTATTCTATCCGGGCGATAGCCTGCCGCTTTACCTCGACAAACGTTCAGAAACCCTGAAAGTCATTCAGCACCTGCGAAACGAAGCGCACCGTTTTGGGATTACGCATCACCGCAACCGCAGAAGCAAAAGTGCCTTGAATAACGAATTGGAAACCATTCCGGGAATCGGGGAAAAAACGGTTCAGGACCTGATCCGGACTTTCAAATCCGTTAAGCGCGTGAAAGAACAAAGCGAAGAAAGTTTAGCTTCTGTTGTTGGAAAAGCAAAAGCGAAGGTGATCAAGCAGTTTTTCGGAGCTAGTTAATAACTAATTCCGTATCCTCCTCCAAGAAAAAGTAGTAACCCTGCAAGGGCTATTCCACCAAATACAATAGCTGGTATTGCAAAACCATAAGTCAATCCTTTAAATCCGTACTTTTCAGGATGCTTGCGCAGAGCACGGATTACAATGATTGCAAAAATCATCGCGATGAAAAAACCGAGTCCGACACCTATTAAAGCTTCCGCATAAAAAGTCACAAAGAACATACAGGCAATCGCGATACTCCACATCGCCCAAATTCCCCACATCAAGGGATGCATTCCCGATCTCGGCTCTTCTTCTGTCTCATCATCGGTTTCTTTCGTTACTTTGGATTTGCTCCTGTTGATTTCCCGACTCGTCTGAATTTTTATTTCGGATTTTAACGAGGATTCTTTCTCTTCGTCTTCGACCAATTGTTCCACTTCAGTCACAGGTACTAAAGTAACGACAAGTTGCTCATGACTTTCAGGTATATCTGTCAGCAAAGATTCCGGTTCAAGCGTGTCTTTCTGCACGGCGCTAATGTCCGTCGATTTCTTTCCCCTGCTTTCCTCTTCCGGATCAGGTGATGTTTTGATTTTCCGGTTCCATTCCACATGGTATCCAGTTCCAAAATGGCGTTTTGTAATGGTGCAGGAACATACAAGCATTCCGCAGATGAGAAAAAATAAGCGCTTTTTCATCCTGTAAGTTTGTGCTCCAAAGAAACAAACTGCTCATTAAAAACAAGTTGCGATTTTCCGTACTTAGGTTCTTAATTGTATGGTTTGTTCCTATTAAGATTTTGAACCTTTGATCTTTAAACTTTGAACTTTCCTACAGCTTATAACTCAACTGCAACATGAAGCTTCTCGAAGCCTGGATATCTCCCGGCCGGGTCATGTATTCCGCATTTGCAATGTTGTTCACGATAAACGCAATTTTGTACTTCTCCTTGTAGCAATAACCGATACGCGCATCAAAAACGATGGAAACCCCGTTGTGTTCAGAGCGGTAATTTTTCAGTCCCGGAAGGATTTCCTGGCCCAAAAACCCGTTTTCAAAAATCGCGTCGATGTTCTTCATGTAGCTGTTCATACGCATTGATCCTCCGATACTGATTCCTTTGTACTCCAGTTGGATATCTGCTTTCGCCAAGTGGTTGAAACGGTATTTCAACATATTGGATGTTGTATCCGAAAATGTGGAACGGTAAACAGAATCCCGGTTTTTGGAGATCGGATTCATGTAGGTGTAACCCAACAAGGTCAATACTCTTACTTCTCCGATCTTGCCTTCGCCGGAGATGGAAATTTCCGCACCTGTAATTTCCGCCGACTCAGCGTTTTGCGCGCGGAATCCGAACCATTTTTTGAAATATCCCGGAGCATTCGGATTCAAACTGAAGGGAATCGAATCCGGTTTGTAAAATCCGAAGGTAAACTCCATCATGTTGTCGTAGTGGTTAACGAAACCGGCCACATCCACAAATCCTTTCCAGTTTCCGATCTTCACTCCCTGCTTCACACCAAGTTCCGCCGCCCAGCCTGTTTCCGGTTTCAAAGCGGGATTGGCGAAAATAAGCAAGCCGCCCACCGAAGTGGTCGTGTATCTTTCGGCAACACTCGGATAGCGAACTCCCTGTCCGAAGGAAGCGCGTAAATGCGTATGTTTTGCTACCGCATAATGAATTCCGGCTCTGAGGATCGGTCTGATCGGCATTTTCTTCGTAGAGTCTTTTCCGAAATAATAATACGAATCTCCTTGTCTTCCGTCCTGTTCAAAATACTCGCCGCGGATTCCGGCAACAATATTCACTTTCTTCCAGTTCTTCTCTCCCTGCAGGTACAATGCTCCGTTCAGGGAATTGTGATCTCCGAATAAGTACGATGTGACTTCATTGGCAATGGCTGTAACTCCTGTTGTCAACACCCAGGAATTATTGTTCCAGCCACGCTGAAACTGGTAATCGCCGTACCAAACTTCCGATTTGGAGCTTTGGGAAAGGTTCGTGTAATTCTTGTTGTCGATGAAATAAAGCCGGCCTCTCAACTGGTGTCTGTTCCCGAATTTATCTACGTATTTGACACTTGGGTCTACAGACACACGCACGCCACGATTATACGTTAAACTCGAACCGGCCACACTCGTATCTGCACCTCCAAACGGCTGGTAAGCCAGCGAGTCGCTTTGCCAGATAATGAAATTGCCTGCTTTTTGCAATTGGGCATTCCAACCAAGTGAAGCCTTGAAATTTTTGATCTTTTTAGGCCGGTAGCTGATCGTTCCGTTGAATCTTCCGCGATCTTCGGTTTCTCCCTGCCGGTAACCATCATTGGTGTAGCCATAAGCACCGATTGTCAGACCAAACCGCCCGAATTGCTTTGAAAAGGTCAAATCTCCCTGGTAAAACGCCGGATTTTTATTCCACCACTTCAGGCTGGCACGTTTCGGATTATCATAAACTCCTCCCTGTACTTGTACGTTCAGGCTGGCTTTTTCGGTCGGTTCGCGTTCAATCAATGAGATCATCCCGTTTAAAGCTCCCGAGCCATACAATACGGAAGAAGCTCCTTTGATAACTTCAATTTGCTGTGCATTCTCGATCGGAATGGAATTCCATTTGGCATCTCCTACATCCGCAGAAAGCAGCGGAATTTCATTCCACAGAACCAACACCCGGCTTCCTGCCCCGTATGTAAACCCGCTTCCACCCCGGATACTAACCTGTCCGTCCATCGTATAAGCACCCGGAACCTGGTCTACCGCCTGTTCCAGGTCCGTAATTCCTTTATTGGCGATGAGTTCCGGTTTAATGATGTCCAGGGAAATGGTCAATTCCTGCACAGATTGTTTTCTGCGGGACGCTGCTACGACAACCGGCCCGATATCCTGAACCGGTGCAAGAGGTTTTAAGCGAATTGTTTCGATTCGAGTGGAAGTAATCGTAATTGTATCCGGATAATAATCTGTTGCTGAAATAATACACGTTGCCGGAAAGGAATCGACCGTAATTGAAAATTGCCCGTTTTCATCGGCAAAAGCACTCGTTCCACCTACAATTTCCAGCTGGGCAAAAGGAACGTTTTCGTTGGTTTCTTCGTCAAAAACAGTCCCGACAATTTGTTGAGAAAAAAGTGTGATCGGGGTTAAAAAAAGTAGAAGTAGCACTTGTTTCATACGGGTGTTTTTTCTTATATTCAAGAGACCAAAGTACCAAAAAATTGAATTTTACAACTATTCATCATCAAATTGCACTTACCTTTTTAAGTGGTATCGGAAGTCGAAGAGCACGGGTAATCGTTTCACATTTCAATGATCTGGAGGAATTCTTCGCGGAAAAGCGCCTGAACCTGGCAAAAATTCCCGGTATTCCCGCAGATTTTGTTTCCATGAAACTGAGGCTGAATGCGTTGACGGAAGCAGATAAAGTACTCCTGGAACTGGAACGCATCGGTGGAAAAACCGTTTTTTTCACCGAGAAAAACTACCCGCGCAGGCTGAAGCAATGCGCAGACGCCCCTTTGTTGCTTTACACGAAGGGCAACATCGAGTGGAATCCGGACAAACTGGTTTCCATTGTGGGTACACGCCATGCCACGGATTATGGAAAAGCACTTACGCACGAACTCATTGAAGGCCTGGCTGCACAGCATATAACGATCGTTAGCGGGATGGCTTACGGAATAGACATTTATGCACATATCGAAGCTTTGAAACACAACCTTCCTACCTGGGGCGTATTGGGTCATGGCCTGGCGAAGATGTATCCGGGCGAACACCGGAAAATTGCGGATCGCATGCTGGAAACCGGCGGAATCATCAGTGAGTTCATTCCATCACAAAAACCGGAACCACAACATTTTCCCATGAGAAACAGGATCGTTGCCGGTTTGACAGATGCCACCATTGTTATTGAAAGCGGAGACAAAGGAGGTTCTTTAATCACCGCTTCACTGGCTTCGGATTACAACCGGGATGTTTTCGCCTATCCGGGAGATATTTCCAGGCCCTATTCGAAAGGATGTTTGAGCCTGATCCAAAAAAACCAGGCAACACTGATCCGGAATTCGGAGGATTTGATCCGGAGCATGAATTGGGAAACAGAAGAACCATCTTCCGGCAAGCAACGATCTTTGTTTGTGGACCTCAACCTGCGCGAAGAAAAAATTATCGCTGTGATGAAAACAAAACCGGAGCTCACTTTAGACACCATCGGTTACTTATCCTCTTTGAGCGTGAGTGAAGTTTCCAGTGACTTATTGAGTCTGGAATTCAAAGGCCTGGTCCGTTCTCTTCCCGGCAGGCGCTTTCAACTTATACACTAAATAACAAGTGTGTTTGCGCTTAAATTCCTATTTTAGGGGCCATTAAACTAGAAAAATGAGAAAACATCTTTTATTTGGAGCGCTGGCTCTGAGTACCCAAATTACCTTTGGACAAACCGTAACAAACGCCACAGATAGTAAGTACCAATTCACCAAAGTTGTTCAGCTGGATGCAAATCCGGTGGAAAACCAGGGAATGACAGGAACATGCTGGAGCTTTTCATCCCTTTCCTTCTTCGAAAGTGAATTGATCCGTCTGGGGCATAAAAATCCTGCGGAACTATCTGAAATGTATATTGTTCGTAAAGCTTACGAATCAAAAGCTGACCGTTATATCCGCATGGACGGAAAAATCAACTTCAGTGAAGGTGGAGCCTTCCATGATATTCCTTACGTAATCAAACGCTACGGGATTGTTCCAAAAAGTGTTTACACCGGGTTGATGAACGGAAAAACAACTTACAACCACGAAGAATTGTTCTCCGTATTGAACAGCTTCATGCAGACCGTTCTTGCTGAAGTACAAAAAGGACACGGAATCGGGAAAGAGTGGAAAAAAGCGTTTTCTTCTTTGCTGGATGCTTATTTAGGTCCGGATGTGACAGAATTTACATTCGAAGGAAAGAAATACACTCCGATGACTTACGCCAGTTCTTTAGGTTTGAAAATGAACGATTATGTTTCGATCACTTCTTTCAGCAACGATCCGTTCTATGAGCCTTGTGAGATCGCCATTCCTGACAACTGGGCCTGGGGAGACAGCTACAACGTTCCTTTGGAAGACATGGTAACTGTTGCAGAAACTGCCTTGAAAAACGGTTACACATTGGCTTGGGGAGCAGACGTTTCCGAGAAAGGTTTCAACTTCCGCCAGGGAATTGCAATCGTACCGGAAGATGAATCTACTATTCAAACACGTGGAAAAGACAACAAATCTTTCAACGATGCAGGAGCTGCTAAAACATCCAATGCCTTTTTGGAGCCTGTAAAAGAAAAAGTAATCACACAGGAATTGCGCCAGGACGGTTACGACGGAAAAGTGACAACAGACGATCACGGAATGCACATCGTTGGTTTATTTAAAGATCAAAACGGAACCCGTTACTTCCTGGTTAAAAACTCCTGGGGGACAGACAATTTACCTCAAGGATACCTGTATGTTTCCGAGAATTATTTCCGTTTGAAAACCATCAATATTTACCTAAATAAAGACGGTTTATCCAAGGACTTGAAATTAAAACTAAAATTATAAGTAAATAGTTTGCAGGATACAGTTTTTTTGTTAGATTTGTCACATTACCACAAATTATTATAACATGGAAAGACTAACACCCGCTGAAGAGAAAGTCATGTTACGACTTTGGAAACTGGAAAAAGCAACAGTAAAGGAAATTGTTGACATGTATCCGAATCCAAAACCCGCTTACAACACTGTCTCAACTATCGTAAGAATCCTCGAGCGAAAAAAATTCATCAAGCACAAACCAATGGGAAGAGGTTACATTTACCTTCCGAAAATTGGCCGCGAGCAGTACCGCGATTATTTAGCGGACTACATTTTGAAGTTTTACTTTGACGGAAGCCGGAACGAAATCGTTTCTTTCTACAACAGTAATGTTTCGCTCAACGAAATTTTATAATGCACACCAACCCCGGTCTCATCGCCGGGGTTTTTTATTTAGTCAGAAATTACAATCTCGGGATTCAGCTTCAGAATTTCTTTTATAAACGAGTCATTGGTCCTGGGGCTGATATAGATTTCGTCGTATTTACCGTATTTGATAATTAATCCTTTTGAAGCGGTAGCCGGTTTCATTCCCGTGTAAAGTGTTTTTCCCTTTTCGATTTCCCGGATTGCATCTATCCGGATTTTCCCCCTAATGGGGCCGCTGCGGTAAATCAATTCTGTTTCGGTTAACTGGTAATACGTTCCGAAATAAATCCACAACAGCAAAGTAACGATGAGACTCACAGGTATAAAGACCCAGAAATCCGGTTTTTCCAGCCAGCCAAAAACAATTCCAAAAACTGAAAATGAAATCACTAAAGCTGAGAAGCCGAGGACAAGAATATGGAATAAGACACTTTTTCTACTGGAGAACTTCATAAAAAGATGTTGTATCGTTCTTCAAAGTTAGTGA encodes:
- the uvrC gene encoding excinuclease ABC subunit UvrC — its product is MDDKKIDIGLKLKTLPDKPGVYQYFDKNGTILYVGKAKNLKKRVSSYFKKNHEQAKTYLLVRKIADIQYIVVESEMDALLLENNLIKKYLPKYNIQLKDDKTYPWICVKKEPFPRVFSTRILVKDGSRYYGPYPSGRVMHTLLDLIRDLFPLRTCALDLSANKIEKNAYKVCLEYHIGKCKGPCEGKQKASEYNGMIEQIEGILKGNISSVIQNLKQLMNQASADFRFEEAHDIKTRIEILEKYKAKSTVVSPTIHHVDVVSMVEDNDLFFVNYLVISHGAIIHGITVEVKRKLDETQADIITFVLPELRERFQSEAKEILVENDVDWEMEGVRFFAPQRGDKKALIDLSLRNARSYRMEKIKQEKIKDPEKHTNRILETMKTDLRLKELPVHIECFDNSNIQGTNPVSACVVFKDAKPSKKDYRHFNVQTVEGPDDFATMREAVYRRYRRLLEEDQPLPQLIIIDGGKGQLGAALESLEKLGLRGKIAIIGIAKRLEELFYPGDSLPLYLDKRSETLKVIQHLRNEAHRFGITHHRNRRSKSALNNELETIPGIGEKTVQDLIRTFKSVKRVKEQSEESLASVVGKAKAKVIKQFFGAS
- a CDS encoding TonB-dependent receptor, whose protein sequence is MKQVLLLLFLTPITLFSQQIVGTVFDEETNENVPFAQLEIVGGTSAFADENGQFSITVDSFPATCIISATDYYPDTITITSTRIETIRLKPLAPVQDIGPVVVAASRRKQSVQELTISLDIIKPELIANKGITDLEQAVDQVPGAYTMDGQVSIRGGSGFTYGAGSRVLVLWNEIPLLSADVGDAKWNSIPIENAQQIEVIKGASSVLYGSGALNGMISLIEREPTEKASLNVQVQGGVYDNPKRASLKWWNKNPAFYQGDLTFSKQFGRFGLTIGAYGYTNDGYRQGETEDRGRFNGTISYRPKKIKNFKASLGWNAQLQKAGNFIIWQSDSLAYQPFGGADTSVAGSSLTYNRGVRVSVDPSVKYVDKFGNRHQLRGRLYFIDNKNYTNLSQSSKSEVWYGDYQFQRGWNNNSWVLTTGVTAIANEVTSYLFGDHNSLNGALYLQGEKNWKKVNIVAGIRGEYFEQDGRQGDSYYYFGKDSTKKMPIRPILRAGIHYAVAKHTHLRASFGQGVRYPSVAERYTTTSVGGLLIFANPALKPETGWAAELGVKQGVKIGNWKGFVDVAGFVNHYDNMMEFTFGFYKPDSIPFSLNPNAPGYFKKWFGFRAQNAESAEITGAEISISGEGKIGEVRVLTLLGYTYMNPISKNRDSVYRSTFSDTTSNMLKYRFNHLAKADIQLEYKGISIGGSMRMNSYMKNIDAIFENGFLGQEILPGLKNYRSEHNGVSIVFDARIGYCYKEKYKIAFIVNNIANAEYMTRPGDIQASRSFMLQLSYKL
- the dprA gene encoding DNA-processing protein DprA — protein: MNFTTIHHQIALTFLSGIGSRRARVIVSHFNDLEEFFAEKRLNLAKIPGIPADFVSMKLRLNALTEADKVLLELERIGGKTVFFTEKNYPRRLKQCADAPLLLYTKGNIEWNPDKLVSIVGTRHATDYGKALTHELIEGLAAQHITIVSGMAYGIDIYAHIEALKHNLPTWGVLGHGLAKMYPGEHRKIADRMLETGGIISEFIPSQKPEPQHFPMRNRIVAGLTDATIVIESGDKGGSLITASLASDYNRDVFAYPGDISRPYSKGCLSLIQKNQATLIRNSEDLIRSMNWETEEPSSGKQRSLFVDLNLREEKIIAVMKTKPELTLDTIGYLSSLSVSEVSSDLLSLEFKGLVRSLPGRRFQLIH
- a CDS encoding C1 family peptidase; translation: MRKHLLFGALALSTQITFGQTVTNATDSKYQFTKVVQLDANPVENQGMTGTCWSFSSLSFFESELIRLGHKNPAELSEMYIVRKAYESKADRYIRMDGKINFSEGGAFHDIPYVIKRYGIVPKSVYTGLMNGKTTYNHEELFSVLNSFMQTVLAEVQKGHGIGKEWKKAFSSLLDAYLGPDVTEFTFEGKKYTPMTYASSLGLKMNDYVSITSFSNDPFYEPCEIAIPDNWAWGDSYNVPLEDMVTVAETALKNGYTLAWGADVSEKGFNFRQGIAIVPEDESTIQTRGKDNKSFNDAGAAKTSNAFLEPVKEKVITQELRQDGYDGKVTTDDHGMHIVGLFKDQNGTRYFLVKNSWGTDNLPQGYLYVSENYFRLKTINIYLNKDGLSKDLKLKLKL
- a CDS encoding BlaI/MecI/CopY family transcriptional regulator; this translates as MERLTPAEEKVMLRLWKLEKATVKEIVDMYPNPKPAYNTVSTIVRILERKKFIKHKPMGRGYIYLPKIGREQYRDYLADYILKFYFDGSRNEIVSFYNSNVSLNEIL
- a CDS encoding PH domain-containing protein, producing the protein MKFSSRKSVLFHILVLGFSALVISFSVFGIVFGWLEKPDFWVFIPVSLIVTLLLWIYFGTYYQLTETELIYRSGPIRGKIRIDAIREIEKGKTLYTGMKPATASKGLIIKYGKYDEIYISPRTNDSFIKEILKLNPEIVISD